AGCCGAGCTGAGAGCCCTTCACTTGCCGCCCTATCGCAGTGCGATTGCGGCTGGGGCTGCTGCGATTATGGCGTCCTACAGTAGCTGGAACGGCACGAAAATCAGCGAGCATCGGTATCTGCTTACCGAGGTGCTCAAGAACGAACTGGGATTCGAGGGCTTCGTGATTTCGGATTACCTGGCGATCGATCAACTGCATCCGGATTACAAAGAAGCCGTGCGAAGGGCGATTTTGGCGGGCATCGACATGGGCATGGTGGCGCATCGGTATCGTGAATTTATTGCGGCGCTGGTGGACCTGGTGCGCGAGGGAGCTGTGAGTGTTGCGCGCATTGACGATGCGGTGCGGCGTATCTTGCGCGTGAAATTGGCGATGGGCCTGATGGACGGCACGGCGCGTTTGTGGTCCGACGCGACGCTCCAGCGCGAAGTGGGGTCGCCGGCCCACCGGGCGCTGGCGCGGCAGGCGGTTCGAGAGTCGGCTGTATTGCTCAAAAACGAGGCTCGCCTCTTGCCTCTATCCAAGGCGTTGCGCCGGGTCCATCTCGCCGGCGTGCATGCCGACAACCTCGGCTACCAGTGCGGCGGTTGGACCATCGCCTGGCGGGGCGGCAGCGGCCGCGTGACCGAGGGGACCACGATTTTGGAGGCAATACGGGGGGCCGTGGCCCCGACCACGGAAGTCACCTTTAGCTTGGACGGTAGCGGCGCCGCGGGTGCCGACGTGGCCATTGCCGTGATTGGCGAGCGCCCCTACGCGGAATACACGGGAGACCGTGCCGACTTGCACATCGAGCCGCGACAGGTGGAGCTGGTGCGCAGCCTATCAGCCACGGGCGTGCCCGTGGTGGTGGTGTTGGTGACCGGCCGCCCGTTGATCCTGGGAGACGTGCTCGACCTTGCCCAGGCCCTCCTGGTCGTTTGGCTTCCGGGCACGGAAGGCCAAGGTGTCGCCGATGTTCTTTTTGGGGATGCTCGACCGGTGGGACGACTTTCGTTTTCCTGGCCCCGCTCGATGGAGCAAATTCCCGTCAACGCGGGCGACTCGGTGTACGATCCGCTGTTTCCGTTCGGTTACGGTTTGAGCTACCCGTAGAGAATCGTTTCGGGAGTGCCGGCAGTTGCCGTGCTAGCCGAGGAATGGCGCATCCGTGCGGCGCTGCAGCAGCGGGCCCGTGCAACGTTGCCGTCTTCTCTCTGCAACGAGGCAGGCAATGGAAATTCGCGAGTCGGTGCGCCAAAGTAACGTGCCGTATGCAAGAGCGGAGGCCGGTTCCCGGTGCGGGTAGTGCGTCCACGCCCGTCGTTGCGTCTGCCGATCCGCCTCAGGAAGTCACCCAGTTTCTGCAGGCGGTGGGCGCGCCGCTCCGCTTTCTGGCGCAAGCGCCGGCGGAAGTGGCGGCGCGGACGGAATTTCCCGCCGCGGAGCTGGCCGAACAGGGCCGCAAGCTTTTACCGGTGCTGAGCACTGCGGCGCAGCGCGGCGCCATGCGCGCGCTGTGTGCGGCGCTGGATCGAGTGTACGCCGTGCCGGCGAGCGAGCGCGCTGCGATGATCGCCCGCTGCCGCGCCGAGCTCGCGGCCCTCGAAGCGGCGTTGAGAAGCCCGGCGGAAAAACCCCCGTACCGGCGCTTCGCCGGCGACTTGAAGCAAGCATTCGAGCTCTTGTCGCGGCCGGTGCAGTTTCTCAAAGGCGTCGGGCCGCAACGGGCCGCAGATTTGCGGCGGTTCGGTATCGAAACGGTGGAGGATCTCCTCTACCACTTGCCGTTCCGGTACGAAGACCGCCGTCGGGTCACACCGATTCGGGCACTCTCGCCGGGAATTGTAACCACGGTGGAGGGCGAACTCGCCGCACTGGAAGAACGATTTCTGGGGCGCGCGCAACGCCACGTGCTGCAAGGTGTGTTGCGCGATGCCAGCGGATCGCTGGCGCTTCTGTGGTTTCACCAAATCCCCTACTTCAGGAATCGCTTGCACGTGGGCGGGCGCTACCGGGTGTACGGCCGAGTGGAAGGCTCGCCGCGATTTACCCTGCAAATGGTGCACCCGGATGTGGAAGACGCCGATGGGAACCCGCCAGAGCAGTCGCGCGTGCTGCCGGTGTATCAAAAGCCGGGGCGCATGGCGGTGGTGACCATGCGGCGGATCGTGCAAGCGGCGGTGCGCGACTTTGCCGAGCGGTTGCCGAGCGTGCTGCCGGATGAAGTGGTGAGCGAAATGGCCGTCATGGATTTGGCTGCAGCCATGGCCCAAATTCACCTTCCCGATAACGGTGCAGATGTGGAGGCGCTCAACATGTGCCGGTCGCTGGCGCACCGATCGCTCGTGTTCGACGAACTGTTCTTTTTGCAGCTCGGAATGCAATTGCGCCGCCGCAAGCTCGAACGCGAGGCCAGCTTGGTATTCGAAGACCGGGGCGAGTTGACCAGCGAGTTTTTGCGGCGCCTGCCGTTTGCGCTCACCGGCGCGCAGCGACGCGTGATCGGCGAGATTGTCGCGGATCTTCGGCGCGGCCATCCGATGCATCGCCTGGTGCAGGGCGACGTCGGG
This genomic interval from Candidatus Binatia bacterium contains the following:
- the recG gene encoding ATP-dependent DNA helicase RecG, with protein sequence MQERRPVPGAGSASTPVVASADPPQEVTQFLQAVGAPLRFLAQAPAEVAARTEFPAAELAEQGRKLLPVLSTAAQRGAMRALCAALDRVYAVPASERAAMIARCRAELAALEAALRSPAEKPPYRRFAGDLKQAFELLSRPVQFLKGVGPQRAADLRRFGIETVEDLLYHLPFRYEDRRRVTPIRALSPGIVTTVEGELAALEERFLGRAQRHVLQGVLRDASGSLALLWFHQIPYFRNRLHVGGRYRVYGRVEGSPRFTLQMVHPDVEDADGNPPEQSRVLPVYQKPGRMAVVTMRRIVQAAVRDFAERLPSVLPDEVVSEMAVMDLAAAMAQIHLPDNGADVEALNMCRSLAHRSLVFDELFFLQLGMQLRRRKLEREASLVFEDRGELTSEFLRRLPFALTGAQRRVIGEIVADLRRGHPMHRLVQGDVGSGKTVVALYAALVAIANGAQCAFMAPTELLAEQHYRTIARLTEGLPLAMALLTGAVRKSEREPLLKGIASGEIPLVVGTHALIQEGVRFANLGLGVIDEQHRFGVLQRAALRQLGSHEHASPHILLMTATPIPRTLTMTLYGDLDVSVLDELPPGRKPVKTLLRGEAERAEVYELVKRELDRGRQAYIVYPLVEGSEDSDLRDATSMAQELARTVFEGYRVALVHGRMKAAEKDAVMRRFQNGEVQLLVSTTVIEVGIDVPNATVMVVEHAERFGLSQLHQLRGRVGRGGDESYCVLLASYRHGDDTERRLQAMNITDGFQIAEVDLELRGPGELLGTRQAGVPDFRVANIVRDRGVLEQARWAAEQWLARDPELRLPESQPLRAVLQHRWADRLELAQVG
- a CDS encoding beta-glucosidase, whose translation is MRSDRVQWVRIFSLVVFLAGSFVACGDDGETPGVPAAALRRFDPEAERWLRRMTLEEKVGQMTQAEFDKLTSLDDIAELALGSLLNGGDADPPDGNSVAAWARMYDTAQQAALRSRLGIPLLYGVDAVHGHSNVVGAVIFPHNIGLGCTRNPSLVEEIAHVTAREMRATGIHWTFAPTVAVARDERWGRTYESFSEDPRWVAEFAAAAVRGYQRGGLSHAHAVLATAKHFLADGGTLFGTSTPPLMLIDQGDARIPEAELRALHLPPYRSAIAAGAAAIMASYSSWNGTKISEHRYLLTEVLKNELGFEGFVISDYLAIDQLHPDYKEAVRRAILAGIDMGMVAHRYREFIAALVDLVREGAVSVARIDDAVRRILRVKLAMGLMDGTARLWSDATLQREVGSPAHRALARQAVRESAVLLKNEARLLPLSKALRRVHLAGVHADNLGYQCGGWTIAWRGGSGRVTEGTTILEAIRGAVAPTTEVTFSLDGSGAAGADVAIAVIGERPYAEYTGDRADLHIEPRQVELVRSLSATGVPVVVVLVTGRPLILGDVLDLAQALLVVWLPGTEGQGVADVLFGDARPVGRLSFSWPRSMEQIPVNAGDSVYDPLFPFGYGLSYP